From the Senegalimassilia faecalis genome, one window contains:
- a CDS encoding ComF family protein, with the protein MFAGAMCAKGAQGGADTLEGMTIAANIANTIALYGLGAAEALAETVWPTRCAVCDAPGEPLCEHCRTALRYVDWWRACPRCGAPFGRLQCCECNEVMLAAIGRRRPAFDGMTAAVTYDDAAARIVRSWKDGGERRLAREMACLMAPQVPPGWLTDAPVCVPIPASGAAKRRRGFDHVDELSREVACALGLRRVGLLAPPRTLDQRTLGRKGRIGNLSGRFRVIEGATVPPHALLVDDVCTTGSTMSAACDALRAAGAQTLHCLVFARV; encoded by the coding sequence GTGTTCGCGGGAGCGATGTGCGCAAAAGGTGCGCAAGGTGGGGCTGATACGCTTGAGGGCATGACCATTGCCGCGAACATAGCGAACACGATCGCCCTGTACGGGCTTGGCGCCGCCGAGGCGTTGGCCGAAACCGTGTGGCCGACGCGCTGCGCCGTGTGCGACGCGCCCGGCGAGCCGCTGTGCGAGCACTGCCGCACCGCGCTTCGCTACGTGGATTGGTGGCGCGCCTGCCCGCGTTGCGGCGCGCCGTTCGGACGGCTGCAGTGCTGCGAGTGCAACGAGGTGATGCTGGCTGCCATCGGGCGCAGGCGCCCTGCGTTCGACGGCATGACCGCCGCCGTCACCTACGACGACGCGGCCGCGCGCATCGTGCGCAGCTGGAAAGACGGCGGCGAGCGGCGCCTTGCCCGCGAGATGGCGTGCCTGATGGCGCCACAGGTTCCGCCCGGCTGGCTGACTGACGCGCCCGTGTGCGTGCCCATCCCCGCCAGCGGCGCCGCGAAGCGCCGGCGCGGATTCGACCACGTCGACGAGCTTTCGCGCGAGGTAGCCTGCGCGCTTGGCCTGCGCCGCGTCGGCCTGCTTGCGCCACCGCGCACGCTTGACCAGCGCACCCTCGGGCGCAAAGGGCGCATCGGCAACTTGAGCGGCCGCTTCCGCGTCATCGAAGGCGCAACGGTGCCGCCGCACGCGCTGCTTGTCGACGACGTGTGCACCACGGGCTCCACCATGTCCGCCGCCTGCGACGCCTTACGCGCAGCCGGCGCCCAAACGCTCCACTGCCTCGTGTTCGCGCGGGTGTGA
- the larB gene encoding nickel pincer cofactor biosynthesis protein LarB, with protein sequence MDERRMREMLERVAAGELTPELAEGMLAGQGFTDLDFAKVDTQRAARTGAGEVVYGAGKTAEQIAKICRALAAAGQLCVLVTRLDAEKAREVDCLLAQADDEAPAGLAFEYRPIPKLGIYGAIPAPARASYVAVACAGTSDLYCAEEAAVTAEVLGSRVVRLYDVGVAGIHRLLAHADDLAGAAAIVAVAGMEGALASVVGGMAKCPVIAVPTSVGYGASFNGLAALLAMLNSCASGVSVVNIDNGFGAGYQAHMIESACGVAREERGGAMNTLRWNLSENATRAQLLGDTLLQLPEGAREQLEQAAAAAGVPERHHHNIGEVLATIDTLAVSDRVKADLRAVYTILAEAEAAAHGCAVGETHFHEVGDGARIRNTLLLCLAIEQANPQRIVATPAQTGEGTVMCAHGELAIPAPATAAIIARGIPTATRKLPGERMTPTSAAIILHFVDEFAGE encoded by the coding sequence TTGGACGAACGGCGGATGCGCGAAATGCTTGAACGCGTGGCGGCAGGCGAGCTTACGCCTGAATTGGCGGAAGGAATGCTTGCGGGGCAGGGCTTCACCGACTTGGATTTTGCGAAGGTTGATACGCAGCGTGCGGCGCGCACGGGCGCAGGCGAGGTGGTGTACGGCGCAGGCAAAACGGCCGAGCAAATCGCCAAGATTTGCCGCGCGCTTGCTGCGGCTGGTCAGCTATGCGTGCTGGTAACGCGGCTTGACGCAGAAAAAGCCCGCGAAGTTGATTGCCTTCTGGCGCAAGCCGATGACGAAGCGCCCGCCGGCCTTGCATTCGAGTATCGTCCCATTCCTAAGCTGGGCATTTACGGTGCCATTCCCGCGCCTGCGCGCGCAAGCTACGTTGCCGTGGCGTGCGCCGGCACCAGTGACCTTTACTGCGCCGAAGAGGCGGCCGTCACGGCCGAGGTGCTTGGCTCGCGCGTGGTGCGCCTGTACGACGTGGGCGTAGCCGGCATTCACCGGCTGCTTGCGCATGCGGACGACCTTGCGGGCGCCGCGGCCATCGTGGCAGTGGCCGGCATGGAGGGCGCGCTTGCAAGCGTGGTGGGCGGCATGGCGAAATGTCCGGTCATCGCGGTGCCCACATCGGTGGGCTACGGCGCCAGCTTCAACGGGCTGGCCGCGCTTCTGGCCATGCTGAACTCGTGCGCCTCGGGCGTTTCCGTTGTGAACATCGACAACGGTTTCGGGGCGGGCTATCAGGCTCATATGATCGAATCGGCGTGCGGAGTCGCGCGCGAAGAAAGGGGCGGCGCCATGAACACGCTGCGTTGGAATTTGTCGGAGAACGCCACGCGCGCTCAACTTCTGGGTGACACGCTGTTGCAGTTACCGGAAGGTGCGCGCGAACAGCTTGAGCAGGCGGCGGCCGCCGCGGGCGTGCCCGAGCGGCACCACCACAATATCGGCGAAGTGCTGGCCACCATCGATACGCTGGCCGTAAGCGACCGCGTGAAGGCCGACTTGCGAGCGGTGTACACCATCCTGGCTGAGGCCGAGGCCGCGGCGCACGGTTGCGCGGTTGGCGAAACGCACTTCCATGAGGTGGGAGACGGCGCGCGCATCCGCAACACGTTGCTGCTGTGTCTGGCCATCGAGCAGGCAAACCCGCAGCGTATTGTGGCAACGCCGGCGCAAACGGGCGAAGGCACGGTGATGTGCGCTCACGGCGAGCTGGCCATTCCCGCGCCGGCCACGGCGGCCATCATCGCGCGCGGCATCCCCACGGCCACCCGCAAACTACCCGGTGAACGCATGACCCCCACCAGCGCCGCCATCATCCTGCACTTCGTGGACGAGTTCGCGGGGGAATAG
- a CDS encoding substrate-binding periplasmic protein has protein sequence MKHFKRFAACCAAVACAAAMLLTAAGCQQQQEPYSPPEATPQVSKPTIAQEGVLRVGVNASNAPLAGQPSSSTKIVGIDVDMAAALADQLGLKLEVTDVGTEAASALSSGKVDLVMGVSKADSSATFWTSDTYLPTAVALFAQSSNSTVPTNTAATKIAAQVSSNSAWAVTNEYDDSTITTTDDLKSAFSSLQSGQVQYVAADAVVGTYVANNAGMDVHMVALMQSVGGYSVGVLDGNTQLKQAVSNALSALNSNGVAAVIQKKWLGQKMDLSSIKLTAGALSSSDSESDSKDSGKSDTAADTATTTDPVAAALAATTAGRNSSSTAASDSATTTTSTN, from the coding sequence ATGAAGCATTTCAAGCGCTTTGCGGCATGTTGCGCTGCGGTTGCGTGCGCGGCGGCCATGTTGCTTACGGCTGCGGGTTGCCAGCAGCAGCAGGAGCCCTATTCTCCCCCCGAGGCAACGCCGCAGGTCAGCAAGCCAACCATCGCGCAAGAGGGCGTGCTGCGCGTGGGCGTGAACGCCAGCAACGCGCCGCTGGCCGGGCAGCCTTCCTCTTCCACGAAAATCGTCGGCATCGATGTTGACATGGCGGCGGCGCTGGCCGATCAGCTGGGCCTGAAGCTTGAAGTCACCGATGTGGGAACCGAGGCAGCTTCTGCGTTGTCGTCGGGCAAGGTTGACCTGGTCATGGGCGTCAGCAAGGCCGATTCGTCCGCCACGTTCTGGACGTCGGACACGTACCTGCCCACGGCGGTTGCCCTGTTCGCGCAGTCGTCGAACTCCACGGTGCCCACGAACACCGCGGCCACGAAAATTGCCGCGCAGGTGTCGTCGAACAGCGCCTGGGCCGTGACGAACGAGTACGACGACAGCACCATCACCACCACCGACGACCTGAAGAGCGCGTTCTCCTCCTTGCAGTCGGGCCAGGTGCAGTATGTGGCCGCCGATGCCGTGGTGGGCACGTACGTGGCGAACAACGCTGGCATGGATGTGCACATGGTGGCGCTCATGCAGTCCGTCGGCGGGTACTCCGTGGGCGTGCTTGACGGAAACACCCAGCTCAAGCAGGCCGTTTCGAATGCACTTTCCGCACTGAACAGCAATGGCGTGGCTGCGGTCATTCAGAAGAAGTGGCTAGGCCAGAAAATGGACCTATCCAGCATTAAGCTGACGGCGGGCGCGCTTTCTTCAAGCGATAGCGAATCCGACAGCAAGGATTCCGGCAAGTCCGATACCGCTGCCGACACGGCAACCACCACCGACCCCGTTGCCGCGGCGCTTGCCGCCACCACGGCCGGCCGGAATTCCTCCAGCACGGCTGCCAGCGATTCGGCAACTACTACGACTTCCACGAACTAG
- a CDS encoding glycosyltransferase family 2 protein, producing MLDQFFSQVSFVDIFNFCVFLAFTICYTYQLYYVFVVLTHKPKQLVAKKNHKFAVVISARNESAVIGQLIHSIKVQNYPSELIDVFVIADNCTDNTADVAREAGATVFPRFNSEQVGKGYALDYGFNVILGQYADRGYEAYFVFDADNVLDVNYFREMNKTFDNGAVASTSYRNSKNYDSNWISAGYAVWFLREAKFLNQARLTLNTSCAISGTGFFISAKVIERNGGWKWHLLTEDIEFSANSILEGERISYTPTAILYDEQPITFRDSWNQRFRWAKGFYQVFWHYGARLAKGIVTNPKGSRFACYDMLMTIAPGMLLTIISVTFNAIIIALAAAGMMSTGVMVASSVSSICFCLMNYLVFMFMFGVLTTFVEWDSIHSTTAKKIRYMFTFPFFMLTYVPIALVALVKKCNWKPIKHSINVDVQEFAQSESRRERA from the coding sequence GTGCTAGATCAGTTCTTCTCGCAGGTTTCGTTTGTTGACATATTCAACTTCTGCGTGTTTCTTGCATTCACCATCTGCTATACGTACCAGCTGTACTACGTGTTCGTGGTGCTAACCCACAAACCCAAACAGCTGGTAGCGAAAAAGAACCACAAGTTCGCCGTGGTCATCAGCGCGCGCAACGAAAGCGCCGTCATCGGGCAGCTTATCCACTCCATCAAGGTGCAGAACTACCCGTCCGAGCTCATCGACGTGTTCGTTATCGCCGACAACTGCACGGACAACACGGCCGATGTGGCTCGCGAAGCTGGCGCTACGGTGTTCCCGCGCTTCAACTCCGAGCAGGTGGGCAAGGGCTACGCGCTTGATTACGGCTTCAACGTCATTCTCGGCCAGTATGCCGACCGCGGCTACGAGGCCTACTTTGTGTTCGACGCCGATAACGTGCTTGACGTGAACTATTTCCGCGAAATGAACAAGACGTTCGACAACGGCGCCGTGGCCTCCACCAGCTACCGCAACTCCAAAAACTACGACAGCAACTGGATTTCCGCAGGTTATGCCGTGTGGTTCCTGCGCGAGGCGAAGTTCCTCAACCAGGCGCGCCTGACATTGAACACCAGCTGCGCCATCTCGGGCACCGGCTTTTTCATCTCGGCGAAGGTCATCGAGCGCAACGGCGGTTGGAAGTGGCATCTGCTTACCGAGGACATCGAGTTCTCGGCGAACTCCATCTTGGAAGGCGAGCGCATCAGCTACACGCCCACGGCCATCCTCTACGACGAGCAGCCCATCACGTTCCGCGATTCGTGGAACCAGCGCTTCCGCTGGGCGAAGGGCTTCTACCAGGTGTTTTGGCACTACGGCGCGCGCCTGGCGAAAGGCATCGTCACCAACCCGAAGGGCAGCCGCTTCGCGTGCTACGACATGCTCATGACCATTGCGCCCGGCATGCTGCTGACCATCATCAGCGTCACGTTCAACGCCATCATCATCGCGCTGGCTGCGGCGGGCATGATGTCGACGGGCGTCATGGTGGCCTCGTCGGTGTCGTCGATTTGCTTCTGCCTGATGAACTACCTGGTGTTCATGTTCATGTTCGGCGTACTTACCACGTTCGTGGAATGGGACTCCATCCACTCCACCACGGCGAAGAAGATTCGCTACATGTTCACGTTCCCGTTCTTTATGCTGACGTACGTGCCCATTGCACTGGTGGCGTTGGTGAAGAAGTGCAACTGGAAGCCCATTAAGCACTCCATCAACGTTGATGTGCAGGAGTTCGCGCAAAGCGAGTCGCGTCGCGAGCGCGCGTAA